In one Populus nigra chromosome 12, ddPopNigr1.1, whole genome shotgun sequence genomic region, the following are encoded:
- the LOC133669573 gene encoding beta-amyrin 6-beta-monooxygenase-like, translated as MPWQRDVPTMPLIILLVVAAKYMDKDLRLLFSYLLPPAVLCISLYLVVSAYRRKSSNAKFPPGKTGWPIIGETWDFVRAGRSGTPEKFVNDRMSKYSTDVFHTSLLGDNLAMFCGVSGNKFLFSSENKYVTTWWPRPIQRILSFPEEIVTSSKDDSTILRRFLPEILKPEALKHYIPVMDSMAKDHLEADWSPYKQVRVLPLSKKYTFALACRLFMNIKDPAHVSRLENHFNLVTNGLVSVPINFPGTTYYRAVKGGKIIREELLAIMKQRKGELASENYEERAEATDLLTLMLLASDDNGQPLNERDIAYKVLGLLVAGHDTTSSAITMVMYYLAEYPHIYQRVLEEQKEIAMSKAPGELLNWDDVQKMKYSWSVACEVLRVSPPVSGTFREVIADFSFAGFTIPKGWKAYWSVYSTHKNPKYFPDPEKFDPSRFEGKGPAPYTFVPFGGGPFMCAGKEYARLEILVFMHNLVNRVKWEKVIPNEKIMYTSFAMPVKGLPVLIQPLKN; from the exons ATGCCATGGCAACGTGATGTGCCCACCATGCCGCTGATAATCCTTTTGGTTGTTGCGGCCAAGTATATGGACAAGGATCTCAGACTCCTCTTTTCATATCTCCTTCCTCCTGCTGTACTCTGTATATCTCTTTATCTTGTCGTTTCAGCATACAGAAGAAAATCCTCCAATGCCAAGTTTCCGCCGGGAAAAACAGGATGGCCGATCATCGGAGAAACATGGGACTTTGTGAGAGCTGGCAGGAGTGGAACACCTGAGAAATTCGTAAATGATAGAATGAGTAAATACTCGACGGATGTGTTTCATACATCCCTTCTTGGAGATAATTTGGCTATGTTCTGTGGTGTCTCAGGCAACAAGTTTTTATTCTCGAGCGAAAACAAGTATGTCACCACCTGGTGGCCTCGCCCAATACAGAGAATATTGTCTTTTCCTGAGGAAATTGTTACCTCTTCCAAAGATGATAGTACCATATTGCGCAGATTTCTTCCTGAAATTCTCAAGCCAGAAGCTCTGAAACATTACATTCCTGTTATGGATTCAATGGCGAAAGATCATTTGGAGGCAGATTGGTCCCCATACAAACAAGTAAGGGTGTTGCCATTGTCCAAAAAATACACTTTTGCACTGGCTTGTAGATTGTTTATGAACATCAAGGATCCTGCTCATGTTAGCAGGCTTGAAAATCACTTCAATCTTGTCACTAATGGCCTTGTGTCAGTACCTATAAATTTTCCCGGTACAACCTATTACCGTGCGGTCAAAGGAGGCAAAATCATTCGCGAGGAGCTTCTAGCCATCATGAAGCAGAGGAAAGGGGAACTAGCATCGGAGAATTATGAAGAACGTGCTGAAGCTACTGATCTATTGACCCTGATGCTTCTTGCATCGGACGATAATGGGCAACCTTTAAATGAAAGGGATATTGCTTACAAGGTTTTGGGTTTACTTGTCGCCGGCCATGATACAACCAGTAGTGCAATCACAATGGTCATGTACTATCTTGCTGAGTATCCCCATATCTATCAGAGGGTTTTGGAAG AACAGAAGGAGATTGCCATGTCAAAAGCTCCTGGAGAGTTGTTGAATTGGGATGATGTTCAAAAGATGAAGTATTCTTGGAGTGTGGCTTGTGAGGTATTGAGGGTCTCGCCACCTGTTTCAGGAACATTTAGAGAGGTTATAGCAGACTTCTCTTTTGCAGGTTTTACCATTCCAAAAGGATGGAAG GCATATTGGAGTGTATACTCAACACACAAAAATCCCAAATATTTCCCAGATCCAGAGAAGTTTGATCCTTCAAGATTTGAGGGGAAAGGCCCTGCGCCATACACATTTGTACCTTTTGGTGGAGGACCTTTTATGTGTGCAGGAAAAGAATACGCTCGGTTGGAGATTC